Proteins from one Halovivax limisalsi genomic window:
- a CDS encoding creatininase family protein produces the protein MHLERVAWPDAADLETDLAVLPVGSTEQHGPHAPLGTDTMAAEAVAEAGVEAYDGEVAIAPAIPVGVAEEHRHFAGTLWLEPDTFRAVVRDCVTSLGHHGFDRVVVVNGHGGNADALHEATGELTRHEDVYAVAFTWFDAVGEHSADMGHAGPLETSLLRAIEPDLVREDRVEDARDGAADGWGEWVSFANLAHDAAEFTENGVVGDPTDGDAARGEELLDLAAASLARLLGAVEERDLTNAGDGEN, from the coding sequence ATGCACCTGGAACGCGTCGCCTGGCCCGACGCGGCCGATCTCGAAACCGACCTGGCCGTCCTGCCGGTCGGGAGCACGGAACAGCACGGCCCGCACGCCCCGCTCGGGACGGACACGATGGCCGCCGAAGCCGTCGCGGAGGCGGGCGTCGAGGCCTACGACGGCGAGGTCGCGATCGCCCCCGCGATCCCGGTCGGCGTCGCCGAAGAACACCGTCACTTCGCCGGGACCCTCTGGCTCGAACCGGACACCTTCCGGGCCGTCGTCCGGGACTGCGTCACCAGCCTGGGCCATCACGGCTTCGACCGCGTGGTCGTCGTCAACGGCCACGGCGGCAACGCGGACGCCCTTCACGAGGCGACCGGCGAACTCACGCGCCACGAGGACGTCTACGCCGTCGCGTTCACCTGGTTCGACGCAGTCGGCGAGCACTCGGCCGACATGGGCCACGCCGGGCCGCTCGAGACGAGTCTGCTTCGGGCGATCGAGCCGGATCTCGTGCGAGAGGATCGCGTCGAGGACGCCCGCGACGGCGCGGCCGACGGCTGGGGCGAGTGGGTGAGCTTCGCGAACCTCGCCCACGACGCCGCCGAGTTCACCGAGAACGGCGTCGTGGGTGACCCGACCGACGGAGACGCCGCTCGCGGCGAAGAATTGCTCGACCTCGCAGCCGCATCACTCGCGAGGCTGCTGGGTGCCGTCGAAGAGCGTGATCTCACGAACGCCGGTGACGGGGAGAACTAG
- a CDS encoding DUF5789 family protein: MSDAHREQGVELGDLGRKLEEHEYPASQDELLEAYGDEELEMEEETTTFRELLEPFNEDGYDSAFEVEQAIMTMVGDEAIGRKNYSDRTPPAPGEDRQDEGAPGQEGQREQESF, from the coding sequence ATGAGTGACGCACACCGGGAGCAGGGCGTCGAACTCGGGGATCTGGGCCGGAAACTCGAAGAGCACGAGTATCCCGCGAGTCAGGACGAACTGCTCGAGGCCTACGGGGACGAGGAACTCGAGATGGAGGAGGAGACGACGACGTTCCGCGAGCTGCTCGAGCCGTTCAACGAGGACGGGTACGACTCCGCCTTCGAGGTCGAGCAGGCCATCATGACGATGGTCGGCGACGAGGCGATCGGACGCAAGAACTACAGCGACCGGACGCCGCCCGCGCCGGGCGAGGACCGCCAGGACGAGGGCGCGCCGGGACAGGAGGGGCAGCGAGAACAGGAGTCGTTCTAG